ATGTTCGGCCAAAAGCAAAATTTTTAGGGCTTGAAATGAACTTTTGTGCAAAATGATCGAgtatgagtatatatatatatatatatatataagggttTTGAGAATACCGATGGTCTCCCATTGTTTAAATAGATCAACCTAGATAGTCAACAAAGAACTATGTTCTGTCGACTACCCAAACGATAAAAAAATaagcttagtcgacagatgttatGCTTTTGTCGACTGATTGAAATAAGATAAGCAACATAGTTAACAACGGTTGGACCTCTTGTCGATAGAGACTTTGGTCTGTTGATTatttcaaaagaagaaagacaAGTTAGTCGACAAAGGAAGAGCTTTTGTCCTTTGTCGACCattttaaaaggaaaacaagATTTAGTCGACAAAGAGAGGACAATTTGCTAACAAAGATGTGCCcaaaatcacatataaaaatttgGCCTAGATACACTTTGTTAATAGATCATTTTATTTGATCGACAAATTTAGATGCTTTGCCTTAGAATCGagataaaacatatatatatatatttaaaatttaataaaccaAAGACAATGTCAAGTCAAATAACACATAGTTAATCATGTAATAATCAACCCTAGCtcactcctaaaatattcaaacttctCTTTGTCCAAGGCCTTTGtaaagatatatattatttgatgatttgtatctatGAACTCAAGGTTTATGTTCCCTTTTTGAACATggtctctaataaaatgatgttttacttctatatgcttagttctagtgatgtgtgatttatgcacaattaattcgcgcaagtgtaccctagtcaaatatacatatagtgataaaaagagtgtcgatcccacaaggactagatcacaataccaaaataattttaattagtctaagttgaattaattaattaatcagataaataaaaataaaaataaatagaaaaatgaattctttatgagaaaaattaattaatgaatgcactagggtttatatttcatttaatttgggtcatgtaattatttattcaacttgattcaaaaccacaaatacccttataatattttataattatttgtatgtgttggtggattttcctcaattaattaataagctttctcaagttatattaatcctttattaattcaattttactgTCAGATCTCTGaacagatatcaacgaaataaataaacattaagttctttggaaacctctaatctcgaaaggggatttgactcactaagcttcctcgattcccacacatgaactaatcatctttcgatctcatagtcaagcatgtgatttatgttgcctacggatctaatttataacaatcctttagtcaatcatatataaatcattaaaatgtggccaatcttttaaagcattaagcacaacaatataaaatcctcatgcaaataataattgagttttgaatcaaactaaacaaataatcacataatcccataattaaaatccattcaaaccctaactaaaataatttagctagatataattaaaataaaaaataaacactgaaaatttaatggaagaaaTAAGGGCTCTCTGCCCAGATCTATTCCAAATCTGGGTCATAATTATTGCTGCTGTGCGTGAAGTGGCTCGAggctacttctaatcttccgtTGAATCCCTTGCACTGCTTCTATTCAATCTCCTTCACTATGCGTCTGTGCCTCAAACACTCGGTCGTTGTTCTTTCAGATCTTCACTGTGCGCCTCCTATCCCCTAATTTCATCCACTCCCCTCTTaatatcttattatatatatatatatatatatgtggcgtGGGCCGTCCATTCCTCAATTTGAACTTCAATTCCaagttttataatataataatatatacatatatgttccATGCGCCCAACCTCACGTCTCCAATTCAACTTCcattttaactttataatataatataaaataatatataagataatattaattttaaaataattttataaattaatttataatattttttttcttctttttgtgcCCAAATCTTCGAATTCAATTCCTTTCTTGGattcctataaaaaatattaaaataatataaaattcatataaatatatattttaagtagaAATAATAGCACAAGGTTAAgattaaaaatagataaaaatatatataaaattaagccCTATCATCTAGCATGAAATACATGATTCTTTGTTAGAGCTATAGCACTTGTGttatcacattttattgggatATTTTAAAGTCTTATACCATAATCTTCTAACTGATATTTCATCTATaatatttgagcacaacaactACCTGTTGCAACATACTCAGTCTCGGTAGATGATAGTGCTATTATATTGTAATgacctaaatttatttatttatttattattattagtattgcTATTGctgctattattattatagtaatattattattactcctagtattattattatttattgtggatagaattattattgatattattattattattattattattagttgaaAGTACTCCCCGCAGCTTTTGTTGCCCACTTTCATCTGCCTCCAAGTTCCTAAGCCATTTCATGAAGCCGATGAAGGCGATGGGTTGGTGGAGGTTTGAgtgggaagaaagagagagatagattaGAGCTTGGCCATTGTGTAGAAGAAGGAGCCAATGAAGAACAAAGGAAGttgcaagaaaagaagaagcagaggaggaAAAAGGAATTGCATAACAGAGAGGGTTCGGGCGTGTTGCTGTTGCTTTTGATTCTGCAAATAGGCAAGCTTCTTCCCCTTTTTCTCTAGCTTAAATAGTTGTTATCTAATAGTGGGTATGTAGGGTCAAAGGTCTATCAATTTACTGTTGCATCGTGAAGCTCtgtaattatatacatatatataatgtgtacaCGGACAGAATGGAGATTCGGTTGCACGCAGTAGTCTTGTCGAGGCCCAGTTTAACCGTTTAATCTCTTCTTTCCTTGCTCAATACCCTGTTTCAGTTGGGTTGGGTGTTCTTTTAAGCTAACTTTAATCTTCTTAAGCTCTAAATTATGGCCATTGCTCTCGCTGGAGTGAGAACTGTTGGTGATAACTAAGAAAATAGAAGTAAAACACAGTAAAGAGAATTCACAAAATGGAGGCAAATCACAGATATATTTTATTGAGTCTCTAGAATTGTTTAAATACATCAAACCTTAACTGAATTCATCCATAATCTCCTAAAATATTGGAACTAATTAACTGAAGAATTTCAACtacagataaataaaaaaataaatcataatagaAGCTAAAAGATTAGGACTGTAACtaactattttatcaattaagttAGCTACTTCTgctcctatttttcctctccCAAAGCCAGCTATAAGAGAGATTTCCAGATTATCTTCAATTCTGCTCCAACGTTATAACAGTTGCTAAGGCAttttcaacactcctccttgcatTAGCAACCGGACACATTCCTAAATCCAATCTCAGTTGTTCAAAGTTGGTTTTAGGTAAAGCCTTTGTAAATATGTCAGGCAACTGGTCTTCTGTTTTGCAATACAGAAGCTTAACATCACCATTCTGTTGCACTTCTCTGAGAAAATACAATTTGATGTTGAAATGCTTAGTTTTGCCATGGAAAACTGGATTGTTGGAGATAGCTATAGCTACTTGGTTGTCCACATAAATTGGTGTACTTTTTTGTTGCACCAAACATAgatcaaatagaattttcctcgGCCAAAGAGCTTGATTCATAGCTGCAGTTGCTGTTATAAATTCTGCTTCTGCAGTTGATTGGGCTACAATTTCTTGCTTCTTTGAACTCCAAGAGAACACTCCAGATCCCAAAGTAAAACAGTACCCTGAGGTGCTTTTGATATCATCTAAAGATCCTCCCCAATCTGAATCAGAATAACCTTCCAACTTGACCACCTGATTAGGTTTAAACTGAACACCATAATCAGGAGTTCCCTTAATGTATCTGAGGACTCTTTTTGCAGCCTTGTAATGCTTTACACTAGCACAATGTAAGAACCTTGAAAGGACACTTACAGCATGAAGGATGTCAGGTCTTGTTGCAGTCAAATACATGAGACAACCAATAAGACTTCTGTAGATTCCTTCTTCAGCCTTCTCAGCACCATCATCCTTACTTAGTTTTTCCTTTTGATTCATCGGAGTGGCGATTGCTTTGCATTCTTCCATATAAAACCTTCTTAGTATTTCCTTTGCATACCTCTTCTAACATATGAAGATTCCTTGTTGATCTTGCTTTATCTCCATTCCCAGAAAGTAAGCCATCGCTCCAAGGTCTGTCATTTCAAAAACTTTCAGCATTTCTTGCTTAAATTGATCAACTTGCTTAACATTACTCCCTGTCACCAAGAGATCGTCTACATACAAAGACACAATCAATATATCAGCATGTGAGTGCTTGATGTACAAGGTTGATTCACTTAAGCTCCTTGTGAGGCCAAGATTCTGCAAATGCTCATCTATCATGCTATACCAGGCCCTAGGAGCCTGTTTTAACCCATACAAAGCTTTTTTCAACAAATAAACCTTGTCTTCTTGCCCTTGAACAACAAACCCTTCTGGTTGTTCCACAAAAATCTCCTTTTCCAAGTAGCCATTGAGAAAGGCTGACTTGACATCAAGTTGAAATACAATCCACCCTTTTTGAGCTgctatttcaagaattaatctaaTGGTATCTAGGCGTGCAACAGGTGCAAAAGTGTCTGAGAAATCTACTCCATACACCTGTGCATAGCCCTTAACCACTAACCTTGCCTTGTGTTTGTTGATAGAACCATCAGCATTCAGTTTTGTTTTGAACACCCACTTCACTCCTATGACTTTCTTGTGCTGTGGTCTATTAACCAAGTCCCAAGTCTGATTCTTCTCAATCATCTTCAACTCCTCCTGCATTGCTTCTATCCAATTGCGATCTGTTGCTACTTCATTGAAATATCCAGGTTCCACCATAGAAAGATTACATCTCTGATATACATCAGATAACAATCTTGTACCTCTGATTGGCAAATCATCAACGGTCTCATCCTCAACTAATGGTGGAGCTGCAAATGATGGCGAGACAGCTACTGATGTGCCTTTTTATCCTCCTAATGCCACTTTTCCTCTTCTGCAAAATGGACATCTCGGCTGATCACAATTTTTTCAGACTGTGGCTGAAACACTCTATAGGCTTTAGAGAAATTGCTATAGCCTATAAAGATGCTCGGATCAGCTCTCTTATCTAACTTGTCTCTTTTTACCTGTGGCACAAGAGTATAACAAATACAACCAAACACCTTTAAGTTCTTTACAAGAGGTTTGTTACCATACCATGCTTCAAAAGGTGTTTTCCCTTGCACTGATTTTGTAGGCAATCTATTTTGTAAAAACACAGCTGTGTTAGTTGCTTCAGCCCAAAACTTCTTAGGAAGATCTTTCTCATGAAGTATGCAGCGAGACATCTCCATAATAGTCCTATTCTTCCTTTCAGTcactctattttgttgtggagtgtaggGAGTTGAAAATTGGTACTCAATTCCAGCCTCTTCATAGAATTTGGTAAACTGTTCCGAGGTGTACTCCGTCCCATTATCTGATCTAATAACCTGAATCTTGCAACCACTTTGATTCTCAATCCATGCCTTGAATCTCCAAAATACTCCTGTAACTTCAGTTTTGAATCTCAAGAAATAGATCCAACACATTCTAGTTAGATCATCTATAAATGCAATATAATAACGACTTCCCTTCAAAGATGACTCTGACTTTGGTTCACTAAGGTCAGTATGAACCAACTGCAGCTTTTGAGTTGCTCTCCAAATTATTCGAGTAAAAGGCATCCTAGTTTGCTTCCCAAACTAGCAGGCTTTACAAACTGATTTAAGATCTTCCAATACAGGTAATCCTTGCACCATATTCCTTTTCCTGAGATCCTGCAAAACAACCTGATTGCAATGGCCTAATCTTTTATGCCATAGTTTAGTTGCATTATCAATTACAACATGAGCTGTTTGTTCATTTTTCTTCAGGTCTAAAGGAAAGCATTTACTTTTCATGCTAACCTTAAACACCTGCTGACCATTAGCATCCTTAATCACGCACATGCTATCCTCAAACAACAGTTTAAAGCCTTTTTCAAGCAACTGACCAACACTAAGCAAATTCTGATCAACTTCAGGCACAAAAAGAACATTCGAAATCATCTTAGTACCTTAAGAGATTTCCAATGCAATTGTTCCTCTGCCTTTGACCTCCATGTAATCTCCATTGCCTATCTTCACCTTCATGCCCCCGACGTCTTCAAGCTCCTTAAATAACTCTAGATTGCTGGTCATATGATTGGAGCAGGCACTGTCTACCAGCCACATTTCCTTTGAACAATTGGCTAAAAGATAATTTGCAGCAAACAATTGCTCTTCCTGGTGATCAGCAACCTGAGCTTCTGTAGCTTGATGAGATTTACTTTTGCATATCTTAGCAATATGTCCCAGTTGCTTGCATTTGTTACACCTAACATCTGGTCTCTTCCAACATCTATAAGGTGGATGGCCCTTCTTTTTGCAGTGTTCACAAGGAGGAAAGTTTGGCTTGCCACTACCTCCTGCCTTGCTGTCAGATCGATCCACTTCctccttcttccatttctttttttctttaccaCCTTGACTAACCTACAACTTAGCCTGCAATGCTCCCTTAATTGACCCTTCCTGCTTTATAAACATTCTCTGTTCCTGTGCTTGCAAGGCATTCAAAAGTTCTGCCAAAGTGATGATTGACATGTCTTTTGAATTCTCCAAGGCTGAGATTGTtgtctcaaacctttcaagaaCTGTCACAAGTAACTTCTGCACTATCCTTGAATCAGCAAATTCACCTCCCAGCAATCTCACCTTGTTTGCAATTCTCAGAAGTTTATCTGAGTATTCTTGAACTGTCTcagattccttcatcttctGCAACTCAAATTCCCTTATTAGATTCAGCTTTTGCATCCCCTTGATCCTCTCATCTCCTTCATACTCTTTCTTGAGAAAATCCCAGATCTCTTTAGCTGTCTTCAGGGTCATAATTCTGGTGAATATTGTGTTGGAGAAACTGTAGAGAACAAATAAGACTTGGCCTTTGACTTTCTCTGCTTCTTTTCTTTGTGATTCCTTAGTTGAGCTACAGTTGGATTCTCAGGCAAAGGAGGGATGTCATAATCCTCCTCAACAGCTTCCCAGAGGTCATTGGCATCTAGAAAAGCTTCTATTCTTACTGCCCAAACTTGGTAGTTTAAACCATCAAACACTGGAGGAGCTATAACAGTAAAAGGAGTTTCAGCTTGCATGGTGTTTATCTAAAAAATAGCTCACAGGTCCCACAAGAAAAATAGCTCTGATAGCAATTTGTTGGTGATAAGTaaaaaaatagaagtaaaacaCATCAGAGAGAATTCACAAAATAGAGGCGAATCACAGATATATTTTATTGAGTCTCTAGGATTGTTTAAATACATCAAACCTTAACTGAATTCATCCATaatctcctaaaatataggaaCTAATTAACTGAAGAATTTCAACtacagataaataaaaaaataaatcataatagaAGCTAAAAGATTAGGACTATAACtaactattttatcaattaagttAGCTACTTCTGCTCCTATTTTTCCTCCCCCAAAGCCAGCTATAAGAGAGATTTCCAGATTATCTTCAATTCTACTCCAATGTCATAACAGTTGCTGAGGCATTTTCAACAAGAACTggactgatatatatatatatataaatatatatatatatatatatcagcatgCATGCATGCTGGGTTAGCCGAGTGAGAGAGCAGCTCCTGTTCCTCTATTCTCCCCCCTCAATATGCATGGTTGATTTAGTATAATCTTGCAAAGCTCATAATAGTTTACTCAAATTATAGATCCTGGAGATTTCTCTCGCTGGAGAAGAAATGTGACCCATgtgcacctatatatatatatataaaacgtGGTAATGTATGTTGAAGGATGGAAGTGGTAGGCAGCACGTCCTTGTGCCTTTGGGAGTATAaagtgtgtttatatatatatatatacatttatgtaaATGTTGTTTAAAGACTATAAGCATAATTTGAggtaactaaataaataataatagtaatagacaatattagtaaagattatttttattattatctttctttcttaaaaataataatagaaataatatttataaataataagtattatgtgacataattcattaaattatatatatatatattataatatatttttaatagttatgtATCATATGTAATGCCTCATTgagttattataaaataaaagtataatttaataAGACCATAGAGGTTGTAAATGTATCCGGCGTGTGTTGGTTgcatttctagagaatttgTTCACTATTTACCTTCTAAAAGGAATGAAGATAGGTACATTTGGGTTTAACGTTAGCTAGTGTCCATAGGGAACGGGTGTATGTCTTATAACACTGTTTCCCCTGTCCCAACTAGTTAAACTCATACTACACGACCAAGTGTTAAACGTACACTCAAGTCGAGTTTATGCATTTTTTGTGGTTCATTTACACTTGAGTGCTTGTTACACGatcatgttatatttatttgtagTTGGTAGACACGAGCATTTGCATTTGGCGTGTGTTTTACTAGTTGGATGAGGCTTAGCGGGATGCTTGGCGTATGGGGGCTTCATATCCTGTTTAGTCTACTATGTCAGCCTTATATGTTGCACTTGCATTATCATGGCACCAGTTTTGAAATACTATTGTATGGTGTCGGGCTTTCCCGAACCAAGTAACTTAAGGACGCCTCGGCGTgcctaactttttattttggtcGCTTATGCAGGCTAGAGGGTGTGGTCGCTCCCACCCAGGCGAGCTTCAGCTCGTAGTTCAGGTACAGTCTGCCTTCAAGGTAGTAGCAGGTTTGTGATAAGAACTTGGGTGCTAGTGTATtccttatttgggccccaagatcctgtatatgtgcattgttacttatgcaattggtacctatgtcagtttatgagattgcatggcatgttatgcatgagtttcggtttgttatgcacttgagatGCAAGTTTACTCTTAGTACCTACTCTATCCGTCTTTCCTTTatttatgagcttgctgagtcatttggactcaccttgttttctcttcattccaggtaaaagcAAGGACCCAGTTGTGGGCGGGTCTAGTAGTTCTCGACTACTTGGTTAGGCGGTGTATAGGGCCATGCAGACCTAACAGTTGTCAGCCTGGGGGTTTCTTTTTGTGCATTTTGTCACTTCCAGACTgtattttctttagtttatttgggtctgtatggtttataattattttaaggcTAGTGTGCCAGagatgtatgttatgcatgcttgggctatgtaagcctagagatCAGTTGTTGTGTAGCAAATTGAGGTTTTGTTTTATATGCCGGGATGACAAGTTTTCCCTATCAGTTTTCCCTTGGTATTTATCAGTGGCATGCATGACAGGTTCTTTTTGACCAGGTTGTCTTTATTTTAGTAGGGCACTTGctctggttctttggggacTTGGGTGGGGGCCTTACATATATTTTGCTTCCTACTTGACCAAGACACTAAACAATGTCCTAAGaattgacatgaaccacttGTGCTTTTCCTATCTATTTTACAACCATCATAATCAACATCAATACAAGTCATTAGATCAAAGTTGTTTGATTTAGGGTAAAACAGTTATAAGCTTTTAGTTCCTTTtagatatctcaagattttctTAATTGCTTTTAAGTGAGATTCTTTGGGATTGGATTGAAACCTAGCACACAAGCatacactaaacataatatcaggtCTACTAGCTGTTAAATAGAGCAAAGAGCCAATCATACTTTTATACAACTTGTTATCTATAGCCTTGCCTAACTAATCTATATCTAGGCTTAGAGAACTAGTCATGGGTGTAGCCATAGGTTTGCAATTTTGAACATCAAATCTCTTAAGAAGATCTctcatatatttttgttgaaaaagataaataccctcatctttttgttttatttataatccTAGAAAGTATTTTAGTTCACCCAttatgctcatttcaaattctccttgtataagatttgcaaattgatcacatagagaTTTGTTTTTGGATCTAAAgatgatatcatctacatatatttgaactaataataTATCCTTGTCATGATTTCTTGTAAATAGGGTTGTATCTATTTGTcctcttttaaatcctttttctaaAAGAAATTTACTAAGCCTTTcataccatgctctaggggcttgttttagaccatataaaaCTTTGGATAATTTGAACACATGGTCTTCATACTTATGATTTTCAAAGCCAGGGGGATGTTCTACATAAACTTCTTCATTGATatatccatttaagaaagcactcttaaTATCCATTCGATATAACTTGAAGTTTTTGTAACAAGTAAATGCTAATAACATCCTGATGGCTTCTAATCTAGCAACAGGGAcataagtttcatcatagtcaataccCTCTTCTTGGCTATATCCTTGAGCCACTAGCCTAGGTTTGTTTCTAATGACTATACCATTTTCAtcctttttatttctaaatacctATTTTGTGCCTATAGTTGGATaatcttttggtcttggcactagtttccaaacttcacttctttcaaattgatttaattcttcttgcatgacaataatccaattttcatcatctaaagcttctttgacatttttaggttcaacttgagataaaaaacaacatatttgcattcatttctaatggatgATCTAGTTTTAATGCTTTTAGATGGATCTcgtataatttcattttctttgacctattttctttctcttggaaatatttgttctttttctacttGATGCTCTTGTTCTCTGTTGAATGGATCATTATCTAGAGAGTTTGATTCATTTTGATCTAATGAaagtttttcaagattttgggaTACTTTATTTTCACAATCTTCCATAGGTTTTGAGATTTCAACATTTATGTCATCAATTATTACTTTGAATTGTTTCTTCTACTATTAAGGACATTTTGTTGAATACTCTATAGCCTTTGCTTTGAGATGAACAACCTAGAAATATACCTTCACCACTTTTAGCATCGAATTTTCCTAGAGACTCATTTCCATTGTTGACAATGTAGCAAGTACTACGAAAAACATAACAGTGACTTAtattaggttttcttcatttgtATAACTCATAAGGGGTTTTCTTCAAGATGTGTCTTATGGAGACTCTATTTAGTATATGACAACCAATTTTCACAGCTTTCTCCCAAAAATACttaggaagatttttatcacataGCATTATCCTAGTCATATCTTGAAGAGacctattctttctttctactacaccattttgttgaggtgtccTAGCATAAGAAAAACTATGATTTataccattttcttcacaatatattttgaaagattcattttcaaattctcctccatgataacttctaatttttgaaatgcaaaaGCCTTTTTCCCTTTGAACTCTTTTATTGAATACTTCAAATGATttaaaagtttcatttttagaAGCAAGGAAAATTACCCGTGTgtatctagaataatcatctactatgaCCAAAACATATTGTTTTCCTCCTAAACTTAATGTTCTCATAGGACTAAATAAGTCTAAGTGAAGTAATGTCAAGGGTCTTGATGTTGACACTTCATTTGTAGGTTTGAATGATATACtaatttgtttacatttcaTTCATgtgccacaaatgtgatctctttcaaaCTTTATCTTTAGAAAACCATTAACAAGGTCATGTTTTACTAGTTTGTTAATCAAGTTCATATTAGCATGACCTAATCCATTATGCCATAACCAAGTATTTTGAGAAGTATTAGACATTAAACAATTTTCCATCCTAGATGACCCAGAAAAGTAGGATAAACATTTCCTActctttttcattttagttttatttccTTTGTCTTTGGACATATGACCTTAAAAGAACTAGCATCAAAACGAACTTCATAAttcatatcacataattgacttatgctaatCAAATTATGCTTTAGACCATCAACAAAAAACACATTATCCAACACAAGGTGTTCAAAAGAGATAGAACCCATACCTATGATCTTACCTTGGGAGTTATCACCATAGAATACATTGTCTCCTTCCTTGAAGATGATGTTGTTGAGAAGATCTTGGTCTCCCGTCATGTGCCTTGAGCACCCACTatcaaggaaccacttgctcATTGAGTCAATTGAAACCAAAGTAGTCTCATCTTCAAGATTAGCCATGAAGCAGACATTGACAACTTCATCATCTTGtgattcatcacttgatgaTAACTCCCCCCCCTATATAGCTAGTgccttcttcctcatttttctctctttgcgATCTTTCTTTTTCAGTTGAGGACAGTCATTCCAATATGACCTAGCTTTATGCACTCAAAACATTGAATCTCATTAGAGGGGTTAGCTTCATTttgatctttatcttttttaaaatttcttctttgattaaatcttccatttttcataaaatctcCTAGCTAGTAGTGTAaactcatcatcatcactatTTTGAGAGTCTTTTTTCTCGTCTTCAACTTTAAAAGTTACATTCTTGTCTTTCTTTGGTTTTACATgatcatttcttttcatcatgaTTTCATGGGTCGTTAGTGAGCCTAACAGATTATCAAATTCAAGTTTATCTAAGTCTTTGGCCTCAGTAATAGCAGTGACTTTTGGATCCCATGACACAGGCAAACTTCTCAAGATTTTTCTAACCTTTTCCCCATTTGTATATATCTTTCCTAGAGCTTCTAAAGTGGATACAATATCATTGAATCCAGTATACATATCTTTTATGGTTTCATTCTCTTTCATTGTAAACAACTCATATTCATGAACAAGgagattgattttaatttcttttacctGGTTTGTACCTTCATGTGTTGCCTTGAGCTTATCCCACATTTCCTTTGTTGTTTTGCAAGTTGAGACTCTATTGAACTTTTCTGAGCTAAGAGCATAAATTAATGTGTTCATAGCTTTGGCATTGATCTCAATATTTCCCATGTCGGATAGCTTGATTTGTTTATGAATAGCCTTAATCAAGCTAGAATCTtacactaaataaatttacatcCTTGTTTTCcagtaattataatttgttcCATCAAAAAATAGAGGACGAGTATGCTTTGACCCTCGGTTTGGGATGTAGATACAAAATGTGCCATTAGAAAAtatcttttt
This genomic stretch from Diospyros lotus cultivar Yz01 chromosome 1, ASM1463336v1, whole genome shotgun sequence harbors:
- the LOC127807530 gene encoding uncharacterized protein LOC127807530; protein product: MTLKTAKEIWDFLKKEYEGDERIKGMQKLNLIREFELQKMKESETVQEYSDKLLRIANKVRLLGGEFADSRIVQKLLVTVLERFETTISALENSKDMSIITLAELLNALQAQEQRMFIKQEGSIKGALQAKLCWKRPDVRCNKCKQLGHIAKICKSKSHQATEAQVADHQEEQLFAANYLLANCSKEMWLVDSACSNHMTSNLELFKELEDVGGMKVKIGNGDYMEVKGRGTIALEIS